One region of Diabrotica undecimpunctata isolate CICGRU chromosome 6, icDiaUnde3, whole genome shotgun sequence genomic DNA includes:
- the LOC140443594 gene encoding G-protein coupled receptor Mth2-like — translation MISKILFVLIIAHIGLINAISFCCNGPNQLGPRQNCSDGIKMKKLNCEDSYILRVSDPTIKFSHDYKGNLILDDKDVIPVGEYCRTMLMSKKTEVYIVCATDVDDDVDTTARTVTTIFELISIFFILLTVVIYLLVLDSLHIQDACILHSITALAIAYLTLCIINLSEHLEEAPCHFLAYLLYFSFLYCFFWLNVLCFHIWKEVVKPKWLANVKNWKLLYHIYGIGAPVLAVCWLLIMHYGHPAGLSTIHPGIGISRCWFKTARESNIYFNGPVAVLLIINIVFFIWTIVELWKSSKNCPKTKILKFRVKMYVKLFFVMGITWIFEIISTIFENDAPKWLWIITDVLNAMQGLVIFLILVVFRKTIKRAFANRRIGNWRLPAQWKNDKDSECEELDEDISLSNCVTNKPTIY, via the exons ATgatttccaaaattctttttgtattAATTATAGCACACATAGGATTGATAAATGCGATATCTTTTTGCTGCAATGGTCCGAATCAGCTGGGACCAAGGCAGAATTGCTCCGAcggaataaaaatgaagaaacttAATTGCGAAGACAGTTACATTTTACGTGTCAGTGATCCAACTATCAAGTTTAGCCATGATTATAAGGGTAATTTGATTTTAGATGACAAAGATGTTATTCCTGTTGGAGA ATACTGCCGTACTATGTTAATGTCAAAGAAAACCGAAGTGTACATAGTGTGTGCAACAGATGTTGACGATGATGTGGATACTACAGCAAGAACGGTTACTACTATATTCGAGCtcatttctatatttttcattcTGCTAACGGTTGTGATATATTTATTAGTTCTCGACTCACTGCATATACAG GACGCCTGTATACTACACTCCATAACGGCATTGGCTATAGCATATCTCACATTGTGTATAATAAACCTCTCCGAACATCTAGAAGAAGCACCCTGTCACTTTTTAgcatatttgttatatttttcatTCTTATATTGTTTCTTTTGGCTCAACGTACTGTGCTTTCATATATGGAAAGAAGTTGT AAAACCAAAATGGTTGGCAAATGTTAAGAATTGGAAATTATTGTACCACATTTACGGAATTGGAGCTCCGGTTTTAGCTGTGTGCTGGTTATTAATAATGCACTATGGACATCCCGCCGGACTTTCTACTATACATCCAGGAATCGGAATATCAAGATGTTGGTTTAAAA ctGCAAGAGAAAGTAACATTTATTTCAATGGACCAGTTGCGGTTTTACTTataattaatattgtatttttcatTTGGACGATAGTGGAACTATGGAAAAGCTCTAAAAACTGCCCAAAAACTAAAATACTTAAATTCAG AGTAAAAATGTACGTGAAATTATTCTTTGTTATGGGAATTACTTGGATCTTTGAAATTATCTCAACCATTTTCGAAAATGATGCACCTAAGTGGCTTTG GATTATTACTGACGTTCTTAACGCAATGCAAGGATTAGTAATATTTCTAATCTTGGTAGTGTTCAGAAAAACCATTAAAAGGGCCTTTGCTAACCGAAGAATTGGCAACTGGAGATTACCGGCTCAATGGAAGAACGACAAAGACAGCGAATGTGAAGAACTGGACGAAGATATTAGTCTCAGTAACTGCGTTACAAACAAACCAACTATTTATTAA